Proteins co-encoded in one Schistocerca cancellata isolate TAMUIC-IGC-003103 chromosome 5, iqSchCanc2.1, whole genome shotgun sequence genomic window:
- the LOC126188446 gene encoding serine/arginine repetitive matrix protein 1-like has product MFRRWKWFRRRRRSASAQRTAVSALRDDRIVREALDDYVRDAFSPASASGLASRTRCSVRRLPLEAAPKGVARWHLDEELLYSARRRSYTVLYLRKSPTDLKPKAAQPDPESGVPSQQEPAAAVICDCTDYSSCPHASSSRWIGTEQVTTGEPGTSGEQANSRKRKVDAASQTPPPRKRFSPCWRKRKERSDESRVADEQVTAEEQKDEEATPGPPPRKRLSPWRRFHKQRSSSEEESRRAKRIDTKEAAIQVDRSAFLISKSSQTSTPRPHVVLHEPTEEPIAGTAAKVADPSESPQVEADTQTDEQPAQQTVVRVLPGPSGLPTIVIESTGNWDALQSSSQTSDVAVQAGRPAKAPRPRLDIAAATRGAASQRRQVEEARHDGSRSPGSMRWSEWDDKQSPWAAAEKYTIRDTNEESPVTNGSSWEAARVALSLQEERQYPSQAGGTESLVLRELPAISAANREAAAAAAAAAEAVPAGAASPVSRRGSRVQRRRSRAVRSPSPTPASTSTPAPPTPPASALVPSGQHHRNVKRHDCLGQHQDPHDSGS; this is encoded by the exons ATGTTCCGGCGCTGGAAGTGGTTCCGGCGGCGCCGGAGGTCCGCGTCCGCGCAGCGCACCGCCGTCTCGGCGCTGCGGGACGACCGCATCGTCCGCGAGGCGCTCGACGACTACGTGCGCGACGCCTTCTcgccggcgtcggcgtcggggTTGGCGTCGAGGACGCGCTGCTCGGTGCGGCGCCTGCCGCTGGAGGCGGCGCCCAAGGGGGTGGCCCGCTGGCACCTGGACGAAGAGCTGCTCTACTCCGCCCGGCGGCGCTCCTACACCGTGCTCTACCTCAGGAAGTCGCCCACCGACCTCAAACCGAAGGCTGCCCAACCGGACCCCGAAAGCGGTGTGCCCAGTCAGCAAGAGCCTGCCGCGGCCGTTATCTGCGACTGCACCGACTACTCCAGTTGTCCCCACGCGTCCTCCAGCAGATGGATCGGCACCGAGCAGGTGACGACTGGAGAGCCGGGGACGAGTGGAGAGCAGGCGAACAGTCGAAAGCGGAAGGTCGATGCGGCGAGCCAAACGCCGCCGCCGCGGAAACGTTTCTCTCCCTGCTGGCGGAAACGCAAAGAGAGGAGTGACGAGTCTCGCGTCGCCGACGAGCAGGTGACGGCAGAAGAGCAGAAGGACGAAGAGGCAACCCCAGGGCCGCCGCCGCGAAAACGCTTGTCTCCTTGGAGGCGATTTCACAAACAGAGGTCCAGCTCCGAGGAGGAATCCCGTCGCGCCAAGAGGATTGACACCAAGGAGGCGGCGATCCAAGTGGACAGGTCGGCGTTTCTCATTTCCAAAAGCTCACAGACCAGCACTCCGAGGCCGCACGTCGTACTACACGAACCCACCGAAGAACCGATTGCCGGTACAGCCGCAAAAGTGGCGGATCCCTCCGAGAGCCCGCAAGTGGAGGCGGATACGCAAACAGACGAGCAGCCCGCTCAGCAGACGGTGGTGAGGGTGCTGCCCGGCCCCTCCGGGCTGCCGACCATCGTCATAGAGAGCACGGGCAACTGGGACGCCTTACAGAGTAGCTCGCAGACGAGCGACGTCGCGGTGCAG GCGGGCAGGCCGGCCAAGGCGCCGCGGCCCAGGCTGGACATCGCCGCGGCCACCAGGGGCGCCGCCTCCCAGCGGCGGCAGGTGGAGGAGGCGCGCCACGACGGCAGCCGCAGCCCCGGCTCCATGCGCTGGTCCGAGTGGGACGACAAGCAGTCCCCGTGGGCGGCGGCCGAGAAGTACACCATACGCGACACCAACGAAGAGTCCCCCGTCACCAATGGCAG CTCCTGGGAAGCAGCACGAGTGGCGCTTTCGTTGCAGGAGGAGAGGCAGTACCCCTCACAAGCGGGCGGCACGGAGAGCCTGGTACTGAGGGAGCTGCCTGCCATTTCCGCCGCGAACcgcgaggcggcggcggcggcggcggcggcggcggaagcTGTGCCGGCGGGAGCCGCCAGCCCCGTCTCCAGGCGGGGCTCGCGCGTCCAGCGCCGCCGCTCCAGGGCCGTTCGCTCGCCCTCGCCCACTCCGGCGTCCACGTCCACACCGGCGCCGCCCACGCCTCCGGCCTCGGCCCTGGTACCTTCGGGGCAGCACCACCGCAATGTCAAGAGGCACGACTGCCTGGGCCAGCACCAGGATCCCCACGACAGCGGCTCCTGA